The Lycium ferocissimum isolate CSIRO_LF1 chromosome 10, AGI_CSIRO_Lferr_CH_V1, whole genome shotgun sequence genome window below encodes:
- the LOC132033602 gene encoding F-box protein At5g39450-like isoform X3 — protein MDESGTMLTDFCGSSLLLTLPGDVFALVSKSLSPRDLCNLGLCCRNLHDSAACDKVWLSQCDMLRVVPCKDLIEWRKGVCSYKALCRFLVGIKPLLGIWVHQNPELGNVVYVMPGFISAVACRIIPQELGPLGIEDGPILWSPVFEVVSDFEGSAKFFLHGRESGNDYVYPGLLKKVDRTCNVLLLEVEPQQHTSGAHSIVPFGRLAFVDRRKLLDTVTNQVRQMLPDAKDDILFPRTRGEEADLREDMELLYERRLLLMKLYDDDGGFTVWKGAGSEFPLSEFTQNLDLISADNESRSRKTLAEYVRYSLKYILKKSNSKRDLLGKNSSGHGSKHAQLNEFLQPGDSIGLTLHASTMKLSSYRAWPNMHDSKFALYKLPMRAPEVDEEYAGVWGGTFGWPPGKLSDDKPGKALFLLLLSYEESQGQKLLIATKILEGILVRNLVRFL, from the exons ATGGACGAAAGTGGTACTATGTTGACCGACTTTTGTGGATCTAGCTTGCTTTTAACACTGCCTGGTGATGTGTTTGCTTTAGTAAGTAAATCACTTTCACCAAGGGATCTATGTAATCTTGGTTTATGCTGTAGAAATTTGCATGATTCAGCTGCATGTGACAAGGTTTGGCTTTCACAATGCGATATGCTCAGGGTTGTTCCTTGTAAGGACCTTATTGAATGGCGAAAAGGAGTTTGTTCCTACAAGGCGCTTTGTCGCTTCCTTGTAGGGATAAAGCCTTTGCTTGGTATTTGGGTTCACCAAAATCCTGAACTCGGCAACGTTGTTTATGTTATGCCTGGTTTTATCTCCGCGGTTGCTTGTCGGATCATTCCACAAGAACTCGGCCCATTAGGCATCGAAGACGGGCCGATTTTGTGGTCCCCTGTGTTTGAAGTTGTTTCTGATTTCGAGGGCTCTGCGAAATTTTTCCTTCATGGTAGGGAGAGTGGAAATGACTATGTTTATCCCGGTTTGCTCAAGAAAGTCGACCGGACTTGCAATGTGCTTCTGTTAGAGGTTGAGCCTCAACAACACACAAGTGGTGCCCACAGCATTGTGCCCTTtggtcggcttgcatttgttgATAGGAGAAAGTTGCTCGACACAGTTACTAACCAAGTTCGTCAAATGCTGCCAGATGCTAAAGATGACATATTATTTCCTCGTACGAGAGGAGAGGAGGCTGATTTACGAGAGGATATGGAACTCTTGTATGAAAGGAGATTGCTACTTATGAAACTGTACGATGATGATGGTGGTTTTACTGTCTGGAAGGGGGCTGGTTCCGAGTTTCCTTTGAGTGAGTTCACACAGAATCTTGATCTGATAAGTGCTGATAATGAGAGTCGGAGTCGGAAGACACTTGCTGAATATGTTAGATACAGTCTTAAATACATACTCAAGAAGTCAAACTCTAAGCGTGATCTTCTTGGAAAGAATTCGTCTGGCCACGGAAGTAAGCATGCACAGCTTAATGAGTTCCTTCAACCAGGTGATTCGATAGGGCTGACATTACATGCTTCGACTATGAAGTTATCTTCTTATCGTGCTTGGCCAAATATGCACGACAGTAAATTTGCCCTGTACAAGTTGCCTATGCGGGCCCCAGAAGTGGACGAAGAATATGCTGGTGTATGGGGAGGGACTTTTGGTTGGCCCCCGGGGAAGCTTTCTGATGATAAGCCTGGAAAGGCGTTGTTCCTTCTTTTGCTCTCTTATGAGGAGTCCCAAGGGCAGAAGCTACTTATCGCGACCAAGATATTAGAAG GTATCCTGGTTCGAAACCTGGTTCGCTTTTTGTAA
- the LOC132033602 gene encoding F-box protein At5g39450-like isoform X1 translates to MDESGTMLTDFCGSSLLLTLPGDVFALVSKSLSPRDLCNLGLCCRNLHDSAACDKVWLSQCDMLRVVPCKDLIEWRKGVCSYKALCRFLVGIKPLLGIWVHQNPELGNVVYVMPGFISAVACRIIPQELGPLGIEDGPILWSPVFEVVSDFEGSAKFFLHGRESGNDYVYPGLLKKVDRTCNVLLLEVEPQQHTSGAHSIVPFGRLAFVDRRKLLDTVTNQVRQMLPDAKDDILFPRTRGEEADLREDMELLYERRLLLMKLYDDDGGFTVWKGAGSEFPLSEFTQNLDLISADNESRSRKTLAEYVRYSLKYILKKSNSKRDLLGKNSSGHGSKHAQLNEFLQPGDSIGLTLHASTMKLSSYRAWPNMHDSKFALYKLPMRAPEVDEEYAGVWGGTFGWPPGKLSDDKPGKALFLLLLSYEESQGQKLLIATKILEGTHYVLHPNGSAMFIVNIEEPSNDPFPWCTDEHDSKHAFTGEGIANGYGFRYPGSKPGSLFVIDDKMLAFIWKESGAVLTLQRLDLQEVLSKGERIHALLPVSNFAYLTRSYSNVFANGLTKA, encoded by the coding sequence ATGGACGAAAGTGGTACTATGTTGACCGACTTTTGTGGATCTAGCTTGCTTTTAACACTGCCTGGTGATGTGTTTGCTTTAGTAAGTAAATCACTTTCACCAAGGGATCTATGTAATCTTGGTTTATGCTGTAGAAATTTGCATGATTCAGCTGCATGTGACAAGGTTTGGCTTTCACAATGCGATATGCTCAGGGTTGTTCCTTGTAAGGACCTTATTGAATGGCGAAAAGGAGTTTGTTCCTACAAGGCGCTTTGTCGCTTCCTTGTAGGGATAAAGCCTTTGCTTGGTATTTGGGTTCACCAAAATCCTGAACTCGGCAACGTTGTTTATGTTATGCCTGGTTTTATCTCCGCGGTTGCTTGTCGGATCATTCCACAAGAACTCGGCCCATTAGGCATCGAAGACGGGCCGATTTTGTGGTCCCCTGTGTTTGAAGTTGTTTCTGATTTCGAGGGCTCTGCGAAATTTTTCCTTCATGGTAGGGAGAGTGGAAATGACTATGTTTATCCCGGTTTGCTCAAGAAAGTCGACCGGACTTGCAATGTGCTTCTGTTAGAGGTTGAGCCTCAACAACACACAAGTGGTGCCCACAGCATTGTGCCCTTtggtcggcttgcatttgttgATAGGAGAAAGTTGCTCGACACAGTTACTAACCAAGTTCGTCAAATGCTGCCAGATGCTAAAGATGACATATTATTTCCTCGTACGAGAGGAGAGGAGGCTGATTTACGAGAGGATATGGAACTCTTGTATGAAAGGAGATTGCTACTTATGAAACTGTACGATGATGATGGTGGTTTTACTGTCTGGAAGGGGGCTGGTTCCGAGTTTCCTTTGAGTGAGTTCACACAGAATCTTGATCTGATAAGTGCTGATAATGAGAGTCGGAGTCGGAAGACACTTGCTGAATATGTTAGATACAGTCTTAAATACATACTCAAGAAGTCAAACTCTAAGCGTGATCTTCTTGGAAAGAATTCGTCTGGCCACGGAAGTAAGCATGCACAGCTTAATGAGTTCCTTCAACCAGGTGATTCGATAGGGCTGACATTACATGCTTCGACTATGAAGTTATCTTCTTATCGTGCTTGGCCAAATATGCACGACAGTAAATTTGCCCTGTACAAGTTGCCTATGCGGGCCCCAGAAGTGGACGAAGAATATGCTGGTGTATGGGGAGGGACTTTTGGTTGGCCCCCGGGGAAGCTTTCTGATGATAAGCCTGGAAAGGCGTTGTTCCTTCTTTTGCTCTCTTATGAGGAGTCCCAAGGGCAGAAGCTACTTATCGCGACCAAGATATTAGAAGGTACACATTATGTTTTGCATCCTAATGGCTCAGCTATGTTTATAGTGAATATTGAAGAGCCTTCAAATGATCCGTTCCCTTGGTGCACTGATGAACACGACTCTAAGCATGCTTTTACGGGTGAAGGTATTGCTAACGGGTATGGTTTCAGGTATCCTGGTTCGAAACCTGGTTCGCTTTTTGTAATCGACGATAAAATGCTTGCTTTTATATGGAAGGAGTCCGGGGCTGTGTTGACCTTGCAGAGGCTTGATTTGCAAGAGGTTTTGAGCAAGGGGGAAAGAATTCATGCTCTACTTCCGGTGTCCAATTTCGCATACCTTACTAGGTCCTATTCAAATGTGTTTGCCAATGGTCTAACAAAGGCATAA
- the LOC132033602 gene encoding F-box protein At5g39450-like isoform X2 — MLRVVPCKDLIEWRKGVCSYKALCRFLVGIKPLLGIWVHQNPELGNVVYVMPGFISAVACRIIPQELGPLGIEDGPILWSPVFEVVSDFEGSAKFFLHGRESGNDYVYPGLLKKVDRTCNVLLLEVEPQQHTSGAHSIVPFGRLAFVDRRKLLDTVTNQVRQMLPDAKDDILFPRTRGEEADLREDMELLYERRLLLMKLYDDDGGFTVWKGAGSEFPLSEFTQNLDLISADNESRSRKTLAEYVRYSLKYILKKSNSKRDLLGKNSSGHGSKHAQLNEFLQPGDSIGLTLHASTMKLSSYRAWPNMHDSKFALYKLPMRAPEVDEEYAGVWGGTFGWPPGKLSDDKPGKALFLLLLSYEESQGQKLLIATKILEGTHYVLHPNGSAMFIVNIEEPSNDPFPWCTDEHDSKHAFTGEGIANGYGFRYPGSKPGSLFVIDDKMLAFIWKESGAVLTLQRLDLQEVLSKGERIHALLPVSNFAYLTRSYSNVFANGLTKA; from the coding sequence ATGCTCAGGGTTGTTCCTTGTAAGGACCTTATTGAATGGCGAAAAGGAGTTTGTTCCTACAAGGCGCTTTGTCGCTTCCTTGTAGGGATAAAGCCTTTGCTTGGTATTTGGGTTCACCAAAATCCTGAACTCGGCAACGTTGTTTATGTTATGCCTGGTTTTATCTCCGCGGTTGCTTGTCGGATCATTCCACAAGAACTCGGCCCATTAGGCATCGAAGACGGGCCGATTTTGTGGTCCCCTGTGTTTGAAGTTGTTTCTGATTTCGAGGGCTCTGCGAAATTTTTCCTTCATGGTAGGGAGAGTGGAAATGACTATGTTTATCCCGGTTTGCTCAAGAAAGTCGACCGGACTTGCAATGTGCTTCTGTTAGAGGTTGAGCCTCAACAACACACAAGTGGTGCCCACAGCATTGTGCCCTTtggtcggcttgcatttgttgATAGGAGAAAGTTGCTCGACACAGTTACTAACCAAGTTCGTCAAATGCTGCCAGATGCTAAAGATGACATATTATTTCCTCGTACGAGAGGAGAGGAGGCTGATTTACGAGAGGATATGGAACTCTTGTATGAAAGGAGATTGCTACTTATGAAACTGTACGATGATGATGGTGGTTTTACTGTCTGGAAGGGGGCTGGTTCCGAGTTTCCTTTGAGTGAGTTCACACAGAATCTTGATCTGATAAGTGCTGATAATGAGAGTCGGAGTCGGAAGACACTTGCTGAATATGTTAGATACAGTCTTAAATACATACTCAAGAAGTCAAACTCTAAGCGTGATCTTCTTGGAAAGAATTCGTCTGGCCACGGAAGTAAGCATGCACAGCTTAATGAGTTCCTTCAACCAGGTGATTCGATAGGGCTGACATTACATGCTTCGACTATGAAGTTATCTTCTTATCGTGCTTGGCCAAATATGCACGACAGTAAATTTGCCCTGTACAAGTTGCCTATGCGGGCCCCAGAAGTGGACGAAGAATATGCTGGTGTATGGGGAGGGACTTTTGGTTGGCCCCCGGGGAAGCTTTCTGATGATAAGCCTGGAAAGGCGTTGTTCCTTCTTTTGCTCTCTTATGAGGAGTCCCAAGGGCAGAAGCTACTTATCGCGACCAAGATATTAGAAGGTACACATTATGTTTTGCATCCTAATGGCTCAGCTATGTTTATAGTGAATATTGAAGAGCCTTCAAATGATCCGTTCCCTTGGTGCACTGATGAACACGACTCTAAGCATGCTTTTACGGGTGAAGGTATTGCTAACGGGTATGGTTTCAGGTATCCTGGTTCGAAACCTGGTTCGCTTTTTGTAATCGACGATAAAATGCTTGCTTTTATATGGAAGGAGTCCGGGGCTGTGTTGACCTTGCAGAGGCTTGATTTGCAAGAGGTTTTGAGCAAGGGGGAAAGAATTCATGCTCTACTTCCGGTGTCCAATTTCGCATACCTTACTAGGTCCTATTCAAATGTGTTTGCCAATGGTCTAACAAAGGCATAA